A single window of Lepisosteus oculatus isolate fLepOcu1 chromosome 29, fLepOcu1.hap2, whole genome shotgun sequence DNA harbors:
- the LOC107079671 gene encoding uncharacterized protein isoform X1 yields the protein MLATVFGPFGFQVPESIQPAEPVPCTDLFLHGKAVASCASALLVASCLLLLLRRRCRWSWPPRAPLPDQNEDSEDSDTDQLKDFTEDIIHIYNDWFSNLEESLHGEGWEGSWKMPGGHSDAHISSSTTGESRSEAEPAASRSAWRRKRTGGRRELLRAPTGYHTSYWCLSSCQLPAPYQPYPWCCITTKHHTSSRSPPPTQSITGYCSCCAAGRSSRCQLHSRISAQDTSHKLSRRQARSESHSSAAEHSKSDSKSDPTATSGSLTFLQHAEQEIEKLPKDTPTCSPAEIPETRNAGYDTWETCDLLSQVISVNTRQEPTEPLLSEPGLHTESSAQEAPPATALGAPGESEETETASPPTETRDPLGLHAGQKMLQNQGCVQEAIEDSLDPHVPPAPQLSLRKVETPAVRSKSVSFTTLPAEGTHDRMCLCNLEDESGPSQPKEKSPLEKLTLGKREILEMHVTMKWYQVANDKLPDAVRDSYAVAFPVMKSHTPKAIPRGTTSKLPRPKTVPFMNQSDLGCIEANVRHRHIKHLWRQAFLHIKALKVKSSKAQILNLLPESPDISKELQVDVLPTEQPEQQLLHEAYIANSFVHSAAEQDLLKAKESLPKSSATYLREDSNQSAEHKPLSEDIHSSPTSPYAVWDTSDQGFREPSLDFLVVSQLLQESLDSSMSPSPQLSQSQVSEMVQESLDSSMPPSPQLSQSQVSEMLQGSLDSSMPPSLQVSQSQVSEMLQGSLDSSMSPSPQLSQSQVSEMVQESLDSSMSPSPQLSQRDVYPKPQYEITVQASHLLFMDEEHKKALERNVKRKIIRKKWRHLKLIIQATKVFLPDRLTGQSVFQERKQKRKCLSEPEITSSGKISVSFNTLPGEWTESKMSSKHSLLGENKSSQHKTPLETLGIEKRAVLEMHVTMKCFQISHEKLPLTVQYSYALAFPVIRHPLEKLIAPGATFRKTRPKTVLFMQEARLDRIEENIRYKRIRHLWREAFLHAKSLKTADSQSLNRPGRSTHSTVGVKVHDIPGLPTEQHCPRRDIMQQLCGGPSVVDRGVVSLESRQNVIGFLVQQAVVGIEMNLRIKKIEHLLGVPTPFTMSLAQTTPKCPPLPSSAVSRGTVVEFEGAGTPFFSEEARNQLEFHIQRKKLQQHWGLPKRVQESLEEFIPPAPQLNLSQAFPKPLYDITVELGALTFFPEEHKTTVELNVKRKIIQKKWRYPKLQITSIKAFLPPPAVSQDLLQQKPLKSSSKPNERKPETTTKLTQHAPRHSDKILSFRLSSKSLKKLKTNERHRLEFSLLKKCMEIKFERLPKMVSGSYRTTFPLIKETLKKIIAPGMRILITRPQVILFMDQNVVDQIEMNLKRKHVEQLLGLPTPCTAPLTLSVPKSPRPPPPVLPRGAPVDVKGMDTAFFSAEFGDRLEFHITRKKIQQQWGLPKRIQGSLEGFMPPAPLLTLSRMLPKPHYDIVVDLSDLPFISEQHRKAVEFNVRRKIVHKHWGYPKLVIVSVKSMTPPATVVQDLHTKGEKAAMMSSSTDQGLMTIDGLSPSASGKGSASSPAVKDQSEESVSQNTVSSALKEGVQAVGQQRGAPQASTSSSVLLTPLESEGSETGFTLPAASVEKFSTPEDFFGPSCASSEESIQANIPAGTLPMEKLEKPKKHALDGPARPHMKETGLAEKEETTETPDKPASPTQGLLSPSVFRARRRAPSSSLGVPRPQRGWKRCHRRGREFQRKLRPGEAEAEAGETSPEPPVSEGSEEEGREFVSPPGRRRAAREGHSAAARQVPEPAPPPRRASSSGVHAGHRKSRRKCIHIRGDLHISGTDLHRIFQ from the exons ATGCTTGCCACTGTATTCGGGCCTTTTGGGTTCCAGGTCCCCGAAAGTATTCAGCCCGCTGAGCCGGTCCCGTGCACCGACCTGTTTCTGCACGGTAAAGCCGTCGCGAGCTGCGCGTCCGCGCTCCTGGTCGCCTCgtgcctcctgctgctgctgcgcaGGCGCTGCAGGTGGTCCTGGCCGCCTCGAGCGCCGCTGCCGGACCAG AATGAAGACTCAGAGGATTCTGATAC AGATCAGCTGAAAGACTTTACAGAGGACATCATTCACATTTACAACGACTGGTTCAGTAACCTGGAAGAGTCACTGCATGGGGAAGGCTGGGAGGGCAGCTGGAAAATGCCTGGCGGGCACAGCGACGCCCACATCTCCTCGTCCACCACTGGAGAGTCCCGCAGTGAGGCGGAGCCCGCAGCTTCGAGGTCTGCGTGGCGTCGCAAACGCACGGGGGGGAGGAGGGAACTGCTCAGGGCACCCACTGGGTATCACACCTCCTATTGGTGCCTGTCCAGCTGCCAGCTGCCAGCTCCATACCAGCCTTACCCTTGGTGCTGCATCACAACCAAGCATCATACATCCAGCAGGAGTCCTCCTCCAACTCAGAGCATCACGGGTTACTGCAGCTGTTGCGCGGCAGGGAGAAGTAGCAGATGCCAATTACATAGCCGAATCAGCGCTCAGGATACAAGTCACAAACTAAGCAGGCGCCAAGCTCGGTCTGAAAGCCACTCTTCAGCTGCTGAGCACTCAAAATCAGACTCAAAATCAGATCCTACTGCTACATCCGGGTCCTTAACATTTCTCCAGCATGCGGAGCAGGAGATCGAGAAGCTTCCAAAGGATACACCGACGTGCTCCCCAGCTGAAATCCCAGAGACAAGGAATGCTGGCTATGACACTTGGGAGACATGTGATCTCTTAAGCCAAGTGATCAGTGTGAACACAAGACAAGAGCCCACCGAACCACTGCTGAGCGAGCCCGGTCTTCACACAGAGTCGTCAGCTCAGGAGGCTCCTCCAGCCACAGCACTTGGGGCTCCAGGGGAGTCTGAGGAAACAGAGACTGCATCCCCCCCCACAGAGACCAGAGATCCACTGGGCTTGCACGCTGGACAGAAGATGCTCCAGAATCAGGGATGTGTGCAGGAAGCAATCGAGGACTCCCTGGATCCTCATGTCCCTCCGGCACCACAGCTCAGCCTGAGGAAGGTAGAAACACCAGCGGTCAGGAGCAAAAGCGTTTCTTTCACCACCCTCCCTGCTGAAGGCACACATGACCGGATGTGCCTGTGCAATCTGGAGGATGAAAGTGGACCTTCTCAACCCAAAGAAAAGTCTCCTCTAGAAAAGCTGACACTGGGCAAGAGAGAAATTTTGGAAATGCATGTGACCATGAAGTGGTACCAAGTGGCCAATGACAAGCTTCCAGACGCTGTGCGGGACTCTTATGCTGTTGCCTTCCCTGTTATGAAAAGTCACACGCCAAAAGCAATTCCTCGTGGCACAACATCCAAGCTGCCCAGACCAAAGACTGTCCCCTTTATGAATCAAAGTGATCTTGGTTGCATTGAAGCAAATGTAAGACACAGGCATATCAAACATCTTTGGAGGCAGGCTTTCCTTCACATCAAGGCCTTGAAAGTAAAATCGTCCAAAGCCCAGATTCTTAATTTGTTGCCTGAATCTCCCGATATTTCCAAAGAGCTCCAGGTTGACGTTTTACCTACAGAGCAGCCAGAACAGCAGCTACTTCATGAGGCCTATATAGCAAATTCCTTTGTTCACTCAGCTGCAGAGCAAGACCTTCTGAAAGCGAAAGAGAGCTTGCCAAAGTCCTCTGCCACTTATCTGAGAGAAGACAGCAACCAAAGCGCTGAGCACAAACCACTCTCAGAGGACATCCACAGCAGCCCTACATCACCGTATGCAGTCTGGGACACAAGTGACCAGGGTTTTAGAGAACCCTCCCTTGATTTCTTAGTTGTGTCTCAGTTGCTCCAGGAgtcactagattcttcaatgtCTCCATCACCACAGCTTAGCCAGAGTCAGGTGTCTGAGATGGTCCAGGAgtcactagattcttcaatgcCTCCATCACCACAGCTCAGCCAGAGTCAGGTGTCTGAGATGCTCCAGGGgtcactagattcttcaatgcCTCCATCACTACAGGTCAGCCAGAGTCAGGTGTCTGAGATGCTCCAGGGgtcactagattcttcaatgtCTCCATCACCACAGCTCAGCCAGAGTCAGGTGTCTGAGATGGTCCAGGAgtcactagattcttcaatgtCTCCATCACCACAGCTCAGCCAGAGGGATGTGTATCCAAAGCCTCAATATGAGATCACTGTACAAGCAAgtcacctgctcttcatggatGAAGAGCACAAGAAAGCTCTGGAACGAAATGTCAAAAGGAAAATCATTCGCAAGAAATGGAGGCACCTTAAATTGATTATACAAGCCACAAAAGTATTTTTGCCGGACAGGTTAACAGGAcaaagtgtttttcaggagagaAAGCAGAAGCGCAAATGTCTTTCTGAGCCTGAAATCACATCTTCAGGGAAAATAAGTGTCTCTTTCAATACCCTACCTGGTGAATGGACGGAAAGTAAAATGTCCTCCAAGCACAGCCTGCTGGGTGAAAATAAATCTTCTCAACACAAGACACCTCTGGAAACGCTGGGAATCGAGAAGAGGGCTGTTTTGGAAATGCATGTGACTATGAAGTGTTTCCAAATCAGTCATGAAAAGCTGCCACTGACGGTGCAATACTCCTATGCCCTTGCATTCCCTGTTATAAGGCATCCCCTAGAAAAACTGATTGCCCCAGGTGCTACCTTCAGAAAGACCAGACCTAAAACTGTACTCTTCATGCAAGAAGCACGTCTCGATCGTATTGAAGAAAACATAAGATACAAGCGCATCAGACACCTGTGGAGGGAGGCTTTTCTCCATGCCAAATCCTTGAAAACAGCAGACTCACAATCTCTCAATAGACCCGGTAGGTCCACTCATTCCACAGTGGGTGTCAAGGTTCATGACATCCCGGGTTTACCCACAGAACAGCACTGCCCTCGTCGGGACATCATGCAGCAACTTTGTGGGGGCCCCTCTGTCGTTGACAGGGGTGTTGTATCCCTGGAGTCAAGACAGAATGTAATCGGGTTCTTGGTACAACAGGCTGTTGTTGGCATTGAGATGAACTTAAGAATCAAGAAGATTGAACACCTACTGGGTGTGCCTACTCCTTTTACAATGTCTTTGGCACAGACGACACCAAAATGCCCACCTCTTCCATCTTCAGCTGTATCACGTGGCACTGTAGTTGAGTTTGAGGGTGCGGGCACCCCATTCTTCTCTGAAGAAGCCAGAAATCAGCTGGAGTTCCACATCCAGAGGAAAAAGCTCCAGCAACATTGGGGGCTACCTAAAAGGGTTCAGGAGTCCCTTGAAGAGTTTATCCCTCCAGCTCCTCAGCTCAACCTGAGCCAGGCGTTTCCAAAGCCTCTGTATGACATCACTGTAGAACTGGGGGCCCTCACCTTTTTCCCAGAAGAGCACAAAACGACAGTGGAGCTGAATGTGAAGAGGAAGATCATTCAGAAAAAATGGCGATACCCAAAACTACAAATAACATCTATTAAAGCATTTCTGCCACCACCAGCAGTATCACAGGATCTCCTACAGCAAAAGCCACTGAAGAGCTCCAGTAAACCCAATGAAAGAAAACCAGAGACAACAACAAAACTAACTCAACATGCTCCCAGGCATTCAGACAAGATACTGAGCTTCAGGCTTTCCTCCAAGTCCCtcaagaaattaaaaactaatgAGCGACACAGACTTGAGTTTAGTTTATTAAAGAAGTGCATGGAGATCAAATTTGAAAGGCTACCAAAGATGGTGAGTGGATCATATAGAACCACTTTTCCTTTGATTAAGGAAACCCTAAAGAAGATAATTGCCCCTGGCATGCGTATTCTGATAACAAGACCACAAGTTATTCTTTTTATGGATCAGAACGTTGTGGACCAGATCGAAATGAATTTAAAACGCAAGCATGTGGAACAGTTGTTGGGACTACCCACCCCCTGCACGGCGCCATTAACCCTTTCGGTTCCCAAAAGcccccgcccccctccccctgtccTGCCTCGTGGAGCTCCAGTGGATGTCAAGGGGATGGACACTGCGTTCTTCTCCGCAGAGTTCGGAGATCGGCTGGAGTTCCATATTACCAGGAAAAAGATCCAGCAGCAATGGGGGTTGCCTAAAAGGATCCAGGGGTCATTGGAAGGATTTATGCCACCAGCCCCCCTGCTCACCCTAAGCCGCATGTTACCCAAGCCTCACTATGACATCGTCGTGGACCTGAGTGACTTACCCTTCATCAGTGAGCAGCACAGGAAGGCAGTGGAGTTTAACGTCAGGAGGAAGATCGTTCACAAACACTGGGGCTACCCAAAGCTTGTGATCGTGTCTGTTAAATCAATGACGCCGCCCGCCACCGTTGTGCAAGACCTACACACAAAAGGAGAAAAGGCTGCGATGATGTCCTCTTCCACAGACCAGGGGCTGATGACCATCGACGGCCTTTCTCCATCGGCATCCGGGAAAGGATCCGCCTCATCCCCGGCGGTCAAAGACCAATCGGAGGAATCCGTTTCTCAGAACacggtgagctcagcactgaAAGAGGGGGTACAGGCGGTGGGGCAACAGAGGGGCGCCCCGCAAgcctccacctcctcttctgTTCTGCTGACACCCCTGGAAAGTGAAGGCAGTGAGACAGGGTTCACCTTACCTGCTGCGTCTGTAGAGAAATTCAGCACCCCTGAAGACTTTTTTGGTCCTTCCTGTGCATCTTCTGAGGAATCTATTCAAGCCAACATTCCTGCCGGAACACTACCTATGGAGAAATTGGAAAAGCCCAAGAAACACGCTCTGGATGGACCCGCGAGGCCACACATGAAGGAAACAGGACTAGCGGAGAAAGAAGAAACCACCGAGACCCCCGACAAGCCTGCCAGTCCCACCCAGGGGCTGCTCTCCCCCAGCGTGTTCAGGGCCCGTCGGCGAGCCCCCTCCAGCAGCCTCGGGGTCCCCCGCCCCCAGCGCGGCTGGAAGCGCTGCCACCGGCGCGGGAGGGAGTTCCAGAGGAAGCTCCGTCCGGGAGAGGCCGAGGCCGAGGCCGGGGAGACGAGTCCGGAGCCGCCTGTCTCCGAGGGCTCCGAGGAAGAGGGCCGGGAGTTCGTGTCCCCACCTGGGCGTCGCCGGGCAGCCAGAGAAGGACATTCCGCTGCGGCTCGGCAGGTCCCGGAGCCGGCTCCCCCTCCACGCCGGGCGAGCTCGTCCGGTGTCCACGCCGGCCATCGGAAATCCAGGAGGAAGTGCATCCACATCAGAGGGGACCTGCACATCTCG GGTACTGATCTGCACCGGATTTTCCAGTGA
- the LOC107079671 gene encoding uncharacterized protein isoform X2, producing the protein MPGGHSDAHISSSTTGESRSEAEPAASRSAWRRKRTGGRRELLRAPTGYHTSYWCLSSCQLPAPYQPYPWCCITTKHHTSSRSPPPTQSITGYCSCCAAGRSSRCQLHSRISAQDTSHKLSRRQARSESHSSAAEHSKSDSKSDPTATSGSLTFLQHAEQEIEKLPKDTPTCSPAEIPETRNAGYDTWETCDLLSQVISVNTRQEPTEPLLSEPGLHTESSAQEAPPATALGAPGESEETETASPPTETRDPLGLHAGQKMLQNQGCVQEAIEDSLDPHVPPAPQLSLRKVETPAVRSKSVSFTTLPAEGTHDRMCLCNLEDESGPSQPKEKSPLEKLTLGKREILEMHVTMKWYQVANDKLPDAVRDSYAVAFPVMKSHTPKAIPRGTTSKLPRPKTVPFMNQSDLGCIEANVRHRHIKHLWRQAFLHIKALKVKSSKAQILNLLPESPDISKELQVDVLPTEQPEQQLLHEAYIANSFVHSAAEQDLLKAKESLPKSSATYLREDSNQSAEHKPLSEDIHSSPTSPYAVWDTSDQGFREPSLDFLVVSQLLQESLDSSMSPSPQLSQSQVSEMVQESLDSSMPPSPQLSQSQVSEMLQGSLDSSMPPSLQVSQSQVSEMLQGSLDSSMSPSPQLSQSQVSEMVQESLDSSMSPSPQLSQRDVYPKPQYEITVQASHLLFMDEEHKKALERNVKRKIIRKKWRHLKLIIQATKVFLPDRLTGQSVFQERKQKRKCLSEPEITSSGKISVSFNTLPGEWTESKMSSKHSLLGENKSSQHKTPLETLGIEKRAVLEMHVTMKCFQISHEKLPLTVQYSYALAFPVIRHPLEKLIAPGATFRKTRPKTVLFMQEARLDRIEENIRYKRIRHLWREAFLHAKSLKTADSQSLNRPGRSTHSTVGVKVHDIPGLPTEQHCPRRDIMQQLCGGPSVVDRGVVSLESRQNVIGFLVQQAVVGIEMNLRIKKIEHLLGVPTPFTMSLAQTTPKCPPLPSSAVSRGTVVEFEGAGTPFFSEEARNQLEFHIQRKKLQQHWGLPKRVQESLEEFIPPAPQLNLSQAFPKPLYDITVELGALTFFPEEHKTTVELNVKRKIIQKKWRYPKLQITSIKAFLPPPAVSQDLLQQKPLKSSSKPNERKPETTTKLTQHAPRHSDKILSFRLSSKSLKKLKTNERHRLEFSLLKKCMEIKFERLPKMVSGSYRTTFPLIKETLKKIIAPGMRILITRPQVILFMDQNVVDQIEMNLKRKHVEQLLGLPTPCTAPLTLSVPKSPRPPPPVLPRGAPVDVKGMDTAFFSAEFGDRLEFHITRKKIQQQWGLPKRIQGSLEGFMPPAPLLTLSRMLPKPHYDIVVDLSDLPFISEQHRKAVEFNVRRKIVHKHWGYPKLVIVSVKSMTPPATVVQDLHTKGEKAAMMSSSTDQGLMTIDGLSPSASGKGSASSPAVKDQSEESVSQNTVSSALKEGVQAVGQQRGAPQASTSSSVLLTPLESEGSETGFTLPAASVEKFSTPEDFFGPSCASSEESIQANIPAGTLPMEKLEKPKKHALDGPARPHMKETGLAEKEETTETPDKPASPTQGLLSPSVFRARRRAPSSSLGVPRPQRGWKRCHRRGREFQRKLRPGEAEAEAGETSPEPPVSEGSEEEGREFVSPPGRRRAAREGHSAAARQVPEPAPPPRRASSSGVHAGHRKSRRKCIHIRGDLHISGTDLHRIFQ; encoded by the exons ATGCCTGGCGGGCACAGCGACGCCCACATCTCCTCGTCCACCACTGGAGAGTCCCGCAGTGAGGCGGAGCCCGCAGCTTCGAGGTCTGCGTGGCGTCGCAAACGCACGGGGGGGAGGAGGGAACTGCTCAGGGCACCCACTGGGTATCACACCTCCTATTGGTGCCTGTCCAGCTGCCAGCTGCCAGCTCCATACCAGCCTTACCCTTGGTGCTGCATCACAACCAAGCATCATACATCCAGCAGGAGTCCTCCTCCAACTCAGAGCATCACGGGTTACTGCAGCTGTTGCGCGGCAGGGAGAAGTAGCAGATGCCAATTACATAGCCGAATCAGCGCTCAGGATACAAGTCACAAACTAAGCAGGCGCCAAGCTCGGTCTGAAAGCCACTCTTCAGCTGCTGAGCACTCAAAATCAGACTCAAAATCAGATCCTACTGCTACATCCGGGTCCTTAACATTTCTCCAGCATGCGGAGCAGGAGATCGAGAAGCTTCCAAAGGATACACCGACGTGCTCCCCAGCTGAAATCCCAGAGACAAGGAATGCTGGCTATGACACTTGGGAGACATGTGATCTCTTAAGCCAAGTGATCAGTGTGAACACAAGACAAGAGCCCACCGAACCACTGCTGAGCGAGCCCGGTCTTCACACAGAGTCGTCAGCTCAGGAGGCTCCTCCAGCCACAGCACTTGGGGCTCCAGGGGAGTCTGAGGAAACAGAGACTGCATCCCCCCCCACAGAGACCAGAGATCCACTGGGCTTGCACGCTGGACAGAAGATGCTCCAGAATCAGGGATGTGTGCAGGAAGCAATCGAGGACTCCCTGGATCCTCATGTCCCTCCGGCACCACAGCTCAGCCTGAGGAAGGTAGAAACACCAGCGGTCAGGAGCAAAAGCGTTTCTTTCACCACCCTCCCTGCTGAAGGCACACATGACCGGATGTGCCTGTGCAATCTGGAGGATGAAAGTGGACCTTCTCAACCCAAAGAAAAGTCTCCTCTAGAAAAGCTGACACTGGGCAAGAGAGAAATTTTGGAAATGCATGTGACCATGAAGTGGTACCAAGTGGCCAATGACAAGCTTCCAGACGCTGTGCGGGACTCTTATGCTGTTGCCTTCCCTGTTATGAAAAGTCACACGCCAAAAGCAATTCCTCGTGGCACAACATCCAAGCTGCCCAGACCAAAGACTGTCCCCTTTATGAATCAAAGTGATCTTGGTTGCATTGAAGCAAATGTAAGACACAGGCATATCAAACATCTTTGGAGGCAGGCTTTCCTTCACATCAAGGCCTTGAAAGTAAAATCGTCCAAAGCCCAGATTCTTAATTTGTTGCCTGAATCTCCCGATATTTCCAAAGAGCTCCAGGTTGACGTTTTACCTACAGAGCAGCCAGAACAGCAGCTACTTCATGAGGCCTATATAGCAAATTCCTTTGTTCACTCAGCTGCAGAGCAAGACCTTCTGAAAGCGAAAGAGAGCTTGCCAAAGTCCTCTGCCACTTATCTGAGAGAAGACAGCAACCAAAGCGCTGAGCACAAACCACTCTCAGAGGACATCCACAGCAGCCCTACATCACCGTATGCAGTCTGGGACACAAGTGACCAGGGTTTTAGAGAACCCTCCCTTGATTTCTTAGTTGTGTCTCAGTTGCTCCAGGAgtcactagattcttcaatgtCTCCATCACCACAGCTTAGCCAGAGTCAGGTGTCTGAGATGGTCCAGGAgtcactagattcttcaatgcCTCCATCACCACAGCTCAGCCAGAGTCAGGTGTCTGAGATGCTCCAGGGgtcactagattcttcaatgcCTCCATCACTACAGGTCAGCCAGAGTCAGGTGTCTGAGATGCTCCAGGGgtcactagattcttcaatgtCTCCATCACCACAGCTCAGCCAGAGTCAGGTGTCTGAGATGGTCCAGGAgtcactagattcttcaatgtCTCCATCACCACAGCTCAGCCAGAGGGATGTGTATCCAAAGCCTCAATATGAGATCACTGTACAAGCAAgtcacctgctcttcatggatGAAGAGCACAAGAAAGCTCTGGAACGAAATGTCAAAAGGAAAATCATTCGCAAGAAATGGAGGCACCTTAAATTGATTATACAAGCCACAAAAGTATTTTTGCCGGACAGGTTAACAGGAcaaagtgtttttcaggagagaAAGCAGAAGCGCAAATGTCTTTCTGAGCCTGAAATCACATCTTCAGGGAAAATAAGTGTCTCTTTCAATACCCTACCTGGTGAATGGACGGAAAGTAAAATGTCCTCCAAGCACAGCCTGCTGGGTGAAAATAAATCTTCTCAACACAAGACACCTCTGGAAACGCTGGGAATCGAGAAGAGGGCTGTTTTGGAAATGCATGTGACTATGAAGTGTTTCCAAATCAGTCATGAAAAGCTGCCACTGACGGTGCAATACTCCTATGCCCTTGCATTCCCTGTTATAAGGCATCCCCTAGAAAAACTGATTGCCCCAGGTGCTACCTTCAGAAAGACCAGACCTAAAACTGTACTCTTCATGCAAGAAGCACGTCTCGATCGTATTGAAGAAAACATAAGATACAAGCGCATCAGACACCTGTGGAGGGAGGCTTTTCTCCATGCCAAATCCTTGAAAACAGCAGACTCACAATCTCTCAATAGACCCGGTAGGTCCACTCATTCCACAGTGGGTGTCAAGGTTCATGACATCCCGGGTTTACCCACAGAACAGCACTGCCCTCGTCGGGACATCATGCAGCAACTTTGTGGGGGCCCCTCTGTCGTTGACAGGGGTGTTGTATCCCTGGAGTCAAGACAGAATGTAATCGGGTTCTTGGTACAACAGGCTGTTGTTGGCATTGAGATGAACTTAAGAATCAAGAAGATTGAACACCTACTGGGTGTGCCTACTCCTTTTACAATGTCTTTGGCACAGACGACACCAAAATGCCCACCTCTTCCATCTTCAGCTGTATCACGTGGCACTGTAGTTGAGTTTGAGGGTGCGGGCACCCCATTCTTCTCTGAAGAAGCCAGAAATCAGCTGGAGTTCCACATCCAGAGGAAAAAGCTCCAGCAACATTGGGGGCTACCTAAAAGGGTTCAGGAGTCCCTTGAAGAGTTTATCCCTCCAGCTCCTCAGCTCAACCTGAGCCAGGCGTTTCCAAAGCCTCTGTATGACATCACTGTAGAACTGGGGGCCCTCACCTTTTTCCCAGAAGAGCACAAAACGACAGTGGAGCTGAATGTGAAGAGGAAGATCATTCAGAAAAAATGGCGATACCCAAAACTACAAATAACATCTATTAAAGCATTTCTGCCACCACCAGCAGTATCACAGGATCTCCTACAGCAAAAGCCACTGAAGAGCTCCAGTAAACCCAATGAAAGAAAACCAGAGACAACAACAAAACTAACTCAACATGCTCCCAGGCATTCAGACAAGATACTGAGCTTCAGGCTTTCCTCCAAGTCCCtcaagaaattaaaaactaatgAGCGACACAGACTTGAGTTTAGTTTATTAAAGAAGTGCATGGAGATCAAATTTGAAAGGCTACCAAAGATGGTGAGTGGATCATATAGAACCACTTTTCCTTTGATTAAGGAAACCCTAAAGAAGATAATTGCCCCTGGCATGCGTATTCTGATAACAAGACCACAAGTTATTCTTTTTATGGATCAGAACGTTGTGGACCAGATCGAAATGAATTTAAAACGCAAGCATGTGGAACAGTTGTTGGGACTACCCACCCCCTGCACGGCGCCATTAACCCTTTCGGTTCCCAAAAGcccccgcccccctccccctgtccTGCCTCGTGGAGCTCCAGTGGATGTCAAGGGGATGGACACTGCGTTCTTCTCCGCAGAGTTCGGAGATCGGCTGGAGTTCCATATTACCAGGAAAAAGATCCAGCAGCAATGGGGGTTGCCTAAAAGGATCCAGGGGTCATTGGAAGGATTTATGCCACCAGCCCCCCTGCTCACCCTAAGCCGCATGTTACCCAAGCCTCACTATGACATCGTCGTGGACCTGAGTGACTTACCCTTCATCAGTGAGCAGCACAGGAAGGCAGTGGAGTTTAACGTCAGGAGGAAGATCGTTCACAAACACTGGGGCTACCCAAAGCTTGTGATCGTGTCTGTTAAATCAATGACGCCGCCCGCCACCGTTGTGCAAGACCTACACACAAAAGGAGAAAAGGCTGCGATGATGTCCTCTTCCACAGACCAGGGGCTGATGACCATCGACGGCCTTTCTCCATCGGCATCCGGGAAAGGATCCGCCTCATCCCCGGCGGTCAAAGACCAATCGGAGGAATCCGTTTCTCAGAACacggtgagctcagcactgaAAGAGGGGGTACAGGCGGTGGGGCAACAGAGGGGCGCCCCGCAAgcctccacctcctcttctgTTCTGCTGACACCCCTGGAAAGTGAAGGCAGTGAGACAGGGTTCACCTTACCTGCTGCGTCTGTAGAGAAATTCAGCACCCCTGAAGACTTTTTTGGTCCTTCCTGTGCATCTTCTGAGGAATCTATTCAAGCCAACATTCCTGCCGGAACACTACCTATGGAGAAATTGGAAAAGCCCAAGAAACACGCTCTGGATGGACCCGCGAGGCCACACATGAAGGAAACAGGACTAGCGGAGAAAGAAGAAACCACCGAGACCCCCGACAAGCCTGCCAGTCCCACCCAGGGGCTGCTCTCCCCCAGCGTGTTCAGGGCCCGTCGGCGAGCCCCCTCCAGCAGCCTCGGGGTCCCCCGCCCCCAGCGCGGCTGGAAGCGCTGCCACCGGCGCGGGAGGGAGTTCCAGAGGAAGCTCCGTCCGGGAGAGGCCGAGGCCGAGGCCGGGGAGACGAGTCCGGAGCCGCCTGTCTCCGAGGGCTCCGAGGAAGAGGGCCGGGAGTTCGTGTCCCCACCTGGGCGTCGCCGGGCAGCCAGAGAAGGACATTCCGCTGCGGCTCGGCAGGTCCCGGAGCCGGCTCCCCCTCCACGCCGGGCGAGCTCGTCCGGTGTCCACGCCGGCCATCGGAAATCCAGGAGGAAGTGCATCCACATCAGAGGGGACCTGCACATCTCG GGTACTGATCTGCACCGGATTTTCCAGTGA